In a genomic window of Gloeocapsopsis dulcis:
- a CDS encoding FecCD family ABC transporter permease produces MAELASKEQTSRSPLIGLIISIVLLMICLFVSIALGAADISLKTIYEAIAVFDGSTEHLIIRTVRVPRSLLAILVGAATAIAGAIMQGISRNPLADPEILGINAGAAFAVVIAVFLFGTSEPIFYVWCAFLGAGVSAVSVYLLGSLGRGGMTPLNLTIAGAAIAALLSAITTGILIISQRTLDEIRFWLAGSVAGRDYAIIGQVLPYIIIGIVLALALARQINILNLGEDVAKGLGQKTAWVKIAAAVAVLLLAGSAVAAAGPIGFIGLVVPHIVRLLIGIDYRWLLPYSAVLGAILLLASDVVARLIIQPQELPVGIVTALVGAPFFVYLARIKVSK; encoded by the coding sequence ATGGCGGAATTAGCAAGCAAAGAACAAACAAGTAGATCGCCACTGATAGGCTTAATTATCAGCATAGTGTTATTGATGATTTGTCTATTTGTCAGCATTGCATTAGGCGCAGCAGATATCTCATTAAAAACAATTTATGAGGCGATCGCCGTTTTTGATGGTTCAACTGAACATCTGATCATTCGTACAGTGCGCGTACCGCGATCGCTACTAGCAATACTGGTTGGTGCAGCGACGGCAATTGCCGGAGCAATTATGCAAGGTATTAGCCGTAATCCCTTGGCAGATCCCGAAATTTTGGGAATTAATGCAGGTGCGGCGTTCGCTGTTGTGATTGCCGTTTTTCTCTTCGGGACTTCTGAACCGATTTTTTATGTTTGGTGTGCGTTTCTCGGTGCTGGTGTAAGTGCTGTGAGTGTTTACCTTCTGGGTTCTCTAGGGCGTGGTGGTATGACTCCGCTCAATTTGACAATTGCAGGTGCAGCGATCGCTGCTTTACTTTCAGCAATCACAACAGGCATTTTGATTATTAGCCAACGCACTCTTGACGAAATTCGCTTTTGGTTAGCAGGCTCAGTTGCTGGTCGTGACTACGCAATTATCGGACAAGTGTTGCCATACATCATTATTGGCATCGTACTCGCACTTGCTTTAGCAAGACAAATTAATATTCTCAACCTTGGTGAAGATGTTGCCAAAGGATTAGGACAAAAAACTGCTTGGGTGAAAATTGCTGCGGCTGTAGCTGTATTGTTATTAGCTGGCAGTGCTGTTGCAGCAGCAGGACCTATTGGTTTCATTGGATTAGTCGTTCCTCACATTGTCCGCTTGCTAATTGGCATAGATTATCGCTGGCTCCTACCATACAGTGCAGTACTTGGTGCCATCTTATTGCTCGCTTCTGATGTTGTAGCGCGACTGATTATTCAACCACAAGAATTACCCGTAGGCATTGTGACAGCATTAGTTGGTGCGCCCTTTTTTGTTTATCTTGCTCGGATAAAAGTTAGCAAATGA
- a CDS encoding FecCD family ABC transporter permease, producing the protein MKQNTFQFRSRSLPLSLRVKQRVLTVLLLLLLVTLVAMIASVAHGEYPIPPLAVIQTVLGLAENSDYAFVINTLRLPRTLVASLVGLALAISGAIMQGITRNPLADPGIIGVNAGASLAAVSLIVLFPNVPVGFLPLSAFAGALAVSLLIYFLAWEGGSSPLRLILIGVGIATVIGACTSVLITFGEINSVSQALVWLAGSVYGRSWEQVFAFLPWLAVFMPFALVKTRQLNALALGDDLATGLGCHVEWQRGWLLLISTALAGAAVATAGAIGFVGLMAPHMARQLVGSTHGSLVPVAGMMGAMIVVVADLLGRTLFAPIEIPCGIVTAVIGAPYFMYLLVQKRNQ; encoded by the coding sequence ATGAAGCAAAATACCTTTCAATTTCGTTCGCGATCACTACCGCTGTCGCTTCGCGTCAAGCAGCGTGTTCTAACTGTGTTGCTACTGTTACTACTGGTGACTTTAGTAGCAATGATTGCCAGCGTTGCCCATGGGGAATATCCCATACCACCACTCGCTGTTATTCAAACTGTGTTGGGGTTAGCAGAAAATTCTGACTATGCATTTGTCATCAATACACTGCGACTACCGAGAACTTTAGTAGCAAGTTTAGTAGGATTAGCATTAGCAATCTCCGGCGCAATCATGCAAGGAATTACCCGTAACCCGCTAGCAGATCCTGGCATCATTGGCGTTAATGCTGGCGCGAGTTTAGCTGCTGTGAGCTTAATTGTGTTGTTTCCTAATGTTCCTGTAGGATTTTTGCCACTCTCTGCCTTTGCTGGTGCGTTGGCAGTTTCATTGCTAATTTATTTTTTAGCATGGGAAGGAGGCAGTTCTCCGTTACGGTTGATTTTAATTGGTGTTGGTATTGCTACTGTTATTGGTGCTTGCACGAGTGTATTGATTACATTTGGCGAGATTAACAGCGTTAGTCAAGCTTTGGTGTGGTTAGCAGGAAGTGTTTACGGACGGAGTTGGGAGCAAGTTTTTGCTTTTTTACCTTGGCTTGCTGTATTTATGCCATTTGCTTTAGTCAAAACTCGACAACTCAATGCTTTAGCTTTAGGTGACGATCTAGCTACCGGATTAGGCTGTCATGTAGAGTGGCAACGCGGCTGGTTGTTACTTATTAGTACGGCACTGGCTGGGGCTGCGGTAGCAACAGCTGGTGCAATTGGTTTTGTCGGTTTAATGGCTCCCCATATGGCACGTCAGTTGGTAGGTTCTACACATGGTTCGCTCGTTCCAGTAGCAGGCATGATGGGTGCAATGATAGTTGTTGTTGCTGATCTATTAGGACGTACACTATTTGCTCCGATTGAAATTCCTTGTGGTATTGTTACTGCGGTAATTGGTGCGCCTTATTTTATGTATTTGTTGGTGCAGAAGCGCAATCAGTAA
- a CDS encoding aminoacyl-tRNA deacylase: protein MDTKQLADYLGIAKRKVKLADAPTVLELTGFSVGGVPPFGHKTQLRTLIEKFVLSQPEVHFA, encoded by the coding sequence ATAGACACGAAGCAACTAGCTGACTATCTAGGGATAGCCAAAAGAAAAGTAAAACTTGCAGATGCACCAACTGTACTGGAATTAACTGGCTTTAGCGTAGGCGGTGTGCCTCCTTTCGGGCACAAAACACAACTGCGAACACTCATAGAAAAATTTGTTCTGAGCCAACCAGAGGTACACTTTGCCTGA
- a CDS encoding YlcI/YnfO family protein yields the protein MSRLTLRLPETLHQQLIHLAESEGVSLNQYIVYALTRQVALAYTVQATPIEEIIQQQQAFQALIKELGQASSTEAKAVLDKREVVQPEEELSPEIVARFQQRIRDASKA from the coding sequence ATGAGCCGATTAACACTTCGATTACCAGAAACACTACACCAGCAATTAATTCACTTAGCTGAGAGTGAAGGTGTTTCCTTAAATCAGTACATTGTTTATGCGCTGACTCGCCAAGTTGCTTTAGCCTATACAGTTCAAGCAACACCTATAGAGGAAATTATTCAGCAACAGCAAGCTTTTCAAGCTTTAATCAAAGAGTTGGGGCAAGCCTCTTCAACAGAGGCTAAGGCAGTTCTGGATAAACGAGAAGTGGTTCAGCCAGAAGAAGAATTAAGCCCTGAGATTGTTGCCCGTTTTCAGCAGCGTATTCGTGATGCTTCAAAAGCCTGA
- a CDS encoding PIN domain-containing protein: MPTALLLRVVIDTNVVFEGLTKQGSAAGFVIDAWLAGLIQVHVSNALAHEYEDVLSRKLSDACWQELKPDFRYSVESFSIHNDLLFMATNFTRCRR; the protein is encoded by the coding sequence ATGCCTACTGCACTCTTACTTCGTGTTGTCATTGATACAAATGTTGTATTTGAGGGTTTAACAAAACAGGGTAGTGCTGCTGGCTTTGTCATTGATGCATGGTTAGCTGGCTTAATCCAGGTTCATGTCTCCAATGCGCTTGCCCATGAGTACGAAGATGTTCTATCTCGTAAGCTCTCCGACGCTTGTTGGCAGGAACTGAAACCTGATTTTAGGTACTCTGTTGAGTCGTTCTCAATTCACAACGATTTATTATTCATGGCGACCAACTTCACCCGATGCAGGAGATGA
- a CDS encoding GNAT family N-acetyltransferase — MTAITQAKPDDAEDIKAFYRQCGYGGGLSEKDLILIARSEAKIIGAVRLCLETDFFVLRGMQVLAPFQRQGIGKQLLQSCTEHLVDRVCYCIPWQHLRSFYQLAGFQEVSPSKVPVLLRERFNNYISRGMSVMLMCRLPAS; from the coding sequence ATGACAGCAATTACACAGGCAAAACCAGATGATGCCGAAGACATTAAAGCCTTTTATCGTCAGTGTGGTTATGGAGGTGGTCTAAGCGAAAAAGATTTGATACTCATTGCAAGATCGGAAGCAAAAATTATTGGTGCAGTGCGGCTGTGCCTAGAAACAGACTTTTTTGTCCTTCGAGGGATGCAGGTGCTAGCTCCGTTCCAGCGTCAAGGCATTGGTAAACAACTCCTCCAGTCATGTACTGAGCACCTTGTTGATCGAGTGTGTTACTGTATCCCGTGGCAGCATCTAAGATCGTTTTATCAACTAGCAGGATTTCAAGAAGTTTCACCAAGTAAAGTTCCAGTGCTGTTGCGTGAACGGTTCAATAACTACATTTCCAGAGGAATGAGCGTCATGCTGATGTGTCGCTTGCCAGCCTCATAA